Below is a window of Humulus lupulus chromosome 9, drHumLupu1.1, whole genome shotgun sequence DNA.
GGAGTCTTATAGAGGGGGGCGTCCCTCCAAAGTATCCAAGAAATCCGAtgcatccccccccccccccaagtctcGACTATTCAGGGCCCGAGCCAGGACGCCGATCCTACTCTCGAGATCAGGGTCACTACTGAGATCGAGCTAGTGGCGCTCGTCGATCCCCTGCCTCCCCCTTAGGTCTGAGTCTCCCAACAACCTGTTGTTGCCCCAAAGAGACAAGTCCCCACACGGGAATGTCTTTTGTCAATCTCGACTCACGCCCTTGAGTACGAGCTCGATAATGTTGCAGGGTCGCATGGAGTCAGTCTGGGCTCGGATGTCCTATCCCGAGTTGGACAAAGTCTCAGCAATCTTGGCACCCCTCAATGGGAGTTCATCACCTCATGTTGTGACACAAATACTATCTTCGACAAGGGTAGCGTGCTTCTAACTTCGGTAGGTCATTTTGTACTATAACCTTGCGAAACAGACTTACCTTGTATGTTTTATAACTTGCATTTTTTTGTGTGTATAGGCACTCGCTTCATTTGTTCAACATAAttttaagttgaacaatgaggtctTTGGAAGCCGGGCCCATTCTCAAGAAGCCAAGAACCTCCGGTTAAAGCTTGCAGATGAGCTCAAAGCAGCGACGTTGAAGGTGTCCGAACTTGAGTCAAAGCTGGAGGCTGCCCTGGAGTCTGCCCAGAAAGTGTCTGACCTCGAGTCAATGATGGCAGTGGCTTTGAAAGAATTCGAGGCCAAGAATTATGAGATCAAGGAAAAGGACTCCAAAATCAAAGAACTTCAGGAGCTAAATGCCAAGTTGGAGGAGGAAAAGAAGGCAACCTTCGAGATAATCGaaggtgaaaaggctcgtcttcttgaggagtttaagACTAAGAAAGATCACTTCGTAGATATGGTGATGTATCGAATCTGAGTCAAAAACCTCGACCTCAACACCAGCATCTTGGAAAATTAGAGGCCGAGTTCATTGaaaaatggcaagctcggctggaGGAAGAGGAGGACAAGCTCGAGGCTGAGAAGAAGGTGGAGGCACCCGGTGCTGCTGGTGGGGAAGCATCTACCTTGTGAGGGTGAGATCATGGGCTGCGTCttattaaatttttgtaatatattatttattttatatgtgcccTTGGGGTGAAGACAATATATAGCTCGATTAGAGCTATTTTTATTAAGTATTATCTTTAATCTTTATGCATACAGTTTTTTTGGCTCGAAAAtcttttatgcatttgattttatCTTCAACTTTTTGCCttaatatatgctttacatttccaGGTCGAAATTTTTCGAGCATGTTATATTAAAGACTTGCTTTTATAATTGTTTATTTTTACAAATACATctattggatttaagctcgaattTCAATGCATTAATGCACAGTTTATTCGAGATATCCATGTATGACTTCGTTAatgtcaaggtcgaaccttacttttaccatgtactcgaaagtacttaattggcatgtaattttggtagtttagttatatcttgctctTTTAgtccctttttctcatcctcaagTATGTTCTCGCGGTTACGAGGTTGAGATTTATCTTGCAAAATTTTCCAACCTTAGGATCGACTTTTAATTCGTAGTTGGTTTTAAATTCCAACTTCTATTATCCGTCGTTTAGGTTGGCttgttccaaactaatttagctCATGCTTGGTTAGTAATCCATGCACCTGAAAATTTTGTTGTCTGGTTAAGTCTAGACAGTTTTAGCTCGTGTGTATACTTATAaactttcatgtcgggttaatggtCTATACATTTTTAGCTCATGTGTACACTTTAAaattttcatgtcgggttaatgatccagacattttattttatgttatttattttttcaaacctatGGTATGATCATATACCATTTATGCTCcctttaatatcctatgagtgtgatcataggttattagattaagagggtttgcaaaaaatacaacattaaaAGAGAATACAAATTTCTCAACAAAACTTAAAATTTATTGATAAAAAGCAGACAAAGTAATCATGCTTGGTTACAACGAAAACATaattcctacattattgataataagattgtagatgttcgccattcctaGCTCGCAGTACCAATCCTCCGTTAAACCTTGCCAGTTTGTACACTCCAGGCGGAATGATAGATtcaatctggtagggtccttcccagttaggtccaagtaaCCCCGCAGACAGATCTCGCGTAGCTAGAAATACACGCCTTAGTGCTaggtctcccaatctgaattttcCATCTCtgaccctcttgttgaagtatctaATAGCTCggtgctggtatgcaacatttttcgaTTGGGCTTCAtttcgtctttcttcaatgaggtctagactttcttcgagctgagattggTTCAAGGATTGATTGTACGCATGGCTCTATATTGTAGGGATTtcaacctcaataggcaacatggcctcgcatccataagctagggagaagggagtatgccttATTGAAGTTCGTGTCGTGCttctataagcccacaagacttAAGGCAATTCTTCAGGAAACTTCCCTTTTgcctcctccaaccttttctttatggagcgcTTTAAGGTTTTATTTATcacttcgacctggccgtttgacTGGGGATGCGTCgcgaaggagaaactttttattatcctATTTTTCTCATAGAAATGGGTAAAAAGGTCACTGTCAAgctgggttccattatctgatattattttctgggcatcccatatcgacaaaCGATATTTTTTACAACGAAGTctaagacttttttcgaggtaataatGGCCAATGGTTCaacttcggtccattttgtgaagtagtcaattgTGACTACAACGTATCTCACTCCGCCCTTTCCTGTTGGCAATGATCCTATGAGGCCAAttccccatactgtgaatggccatggggagctcatcatggttaGCTTAGTAGGTGGGGCTTGTGGAACTGTGGAAAAccgttggcatttatcacatcgtttgacataTTTGAATGAGTCTGCTTTGACCGTGGGCCCCCCAGTGTTGTTTCCGCacaatccttcatggatttcttccaagattttctttgcctcgggaggagtgACACATcaaagtaatggcatagagtaccctcttctatacaaccttccttccaaaATAATGTATCTTGGAATCTAATACATTCTGCTGGGAGACTTCCAGTTTCAAGGTAGTCAATTATTTGGGTCATCTAGGTTGGTtatgagtcaatcatgcatacgtCTTCATCGTCAGGATCGCTAATACTCAGAGCCGGTAAAAACTCTACCGGGACCACAATCAGTGTATCGACCTCATTAGTTGAggcgagcctggccaatgcgtctgcatttgaattttgttctcgagGGACTTATTCTATAGCATAGAATTCGAACTGTTTGAGTGCATTTTTTGCCTTCTCCAAGTACATAGCCATCTTTATGTCGCGAGCCAGATATTCGCCCAAAAcatggttaaccactagctgcaAGTCACTATAACattgtatagcctttgctttgagctctttggctattcgaagtcctactagaaatccctcgtattcagcctcgttgtttgatgcttcgaagccaaaccttaaggcCGAGTAGAATCGGTTTCCCACCGGGGTAATTAAGATGATACCTGCCCCCGAtcttcattagaggatccatcgacataaggTTTCCACAGTTCGTGGGTTGGGGTTACAACTTTTCCATGTGAGA
It encodes the following:
- the LOC133800377 gene encoding uncharacterized protein LOC133800377, with the protein product MSNHPPNFKLAFFWTDDFAPSRFYSFQRICDMDSDLDNVINRPSVAKALASFVQHNFKLNNEVFGSRAHSQEAKNLRLKLADELKAATLKVSELESKLEAALESAQKVSDLESMMAVALKEFEAKNYEIKEKDSKIKELQELNAKLEEEKKATFEIIEGEKARLLEEFKTKKDHFVDMHLGKLEAEFIEKWQARLEEEEDKLEAEKKVEAPGAAGGEASTL